The genomic window CAAAGTCATGGTGAATTTGCGTTGGCTGGCATTGTCCTGGATGGAGGCTCTGCCTTTCTTCACCAGTTGCTCTGACCCGGTGGTTTTTACAAGGATCTTGCAGGACATCCAATTTTCTCCACGGCACCACCACTTGTTGTAAGATTCCCATCCTTGGCCATACATACAGTATGTGGTCAGTGTGCCTTTTGCTGTGCCTCTCACCACCCCATCCTGGCATTTGGAGAAGTG from Mustela nigripes isolate SB6536 chromosome 16, MUSNIG.SB6536, whole genome shotgun sequence includes these protein-coding regions:
- the LOC132003589 gene encoding CMRF35-like molecule 7 isoform X3, which gives rise to MWPLPVLFLLIIQGHFSKCQDGVVRGTAKGTLTTYCMYGQGWESYNKWWCRGENWMSCKILVKTTGSEQLVKKGRASIQDNASQRKFTMTLEDLRTGSNRLSPACVKHHTSQLGLLTSVYPGHQQQPACDSNQPHQQGSGGVAAPREI